In a genomic window of Nitrospinota bacterium:
- a CDS encoding mechanosensitive ion channel family protein, producing MSVEQIITEENKYIFQVIVVLFVALVANIFQKKVFKSLAEKAKRTSNKWDDAFLISVPNPLSIIIWVTGITFAGEIIQKATEAIILDALAPLRDAIIIASLAWFFVLIIQKIETGYLASGKDIDPTTLDALSKLARISVIIIASLVILQTLGFSISGVLAFGGVGGIAIGFAAKDLLSNFFGGLFIYMDRPFAVGDWIRSPDRELEGVVEKIGWRVTVIRTFEKRPLYVPNSVFSQVAVENPSRMQNRRINETIGIRYDDADKMEMIIEKVEKMLKGHPEIDTTKTLIVNFNSFAPSSLDFFIYTFTKTTNWEKFHSIKQDVLLKILRIVEESGAEAAFPTSTIHLAPNDLIKNPDNKS from the coding sequence ATGAGTGTTGAACAAATCATAACAGAAGAAAATAAATATATATTTCAGGTGATTGTAGTCTTATTCGTGGCTTTGGTTGCGAATATTTTTCAAAAAAAAGTTTTTAAATCCCTTGCCGAAAAAGCAAAACGCACCTCTAATAAATGGGATGACGCTTTTCTGATATCTGTCCCCAACCCATTGAGTATCATAATATGGGTAACAGGCATTACCTTTGCCGGAGAAATAATTCAAAAAGCTACAGAGGCGATTATTCTTGATGCCCTTGCTCCTCTGAGGGACGCGATTATCATAGCCTCCCTGGCATGGTTTTTTGTTCTCATCATTCAGAAAATAGAAACCGGCTATCTTGCATCCGGGAAAGATATAGACCCAACAACTCTGGATGCATTATCCAAGTTGGCAAGAATATCTGTCATAATAATAGCCTCTCTGGTAATTCTACAAACCTTGGGCTTCAGCATTTCTGGAGTCCTGGCATTTGGTGGTGTCGGGGGTATAGCCATTGGTTTTGCTGCAAAAGACCTTTTGTCAAACTTCTTCGGGGGGCTCTTTATATATATGGACAGACCATTTGCTGTCGGTGACTGGATACGCTCTCCCGATCGCGAACTGGAAGGAGTTGTTGAAAAAATAGGCTGGCGAGTTACTGTGATAAGGACTTTCGAAAAGCGTCCCCTCTATGTTCCAAATTCAGTTTTTTCTCAAGTCGCGGTGGAGAATCCCTCGAGGATGCAGAACCGCAGAATTAATGAGACCATCGGAATCCGTTATGATGACGCAGATAAAATGGAGATGATCATAGAAAAAGTTGAGAAAATGTTAAAAGGTCACCCTGAAATTGATACGACCAAGACATTAATCGTAAACTTCAATAGCTTTGCTCCTTCATCACTTGATTTTTTTATATACACTTTCACCAAAACCACGAATTGGGAAAAGTTTCACAGTATTAAGCAAGATGTGCTTTTAAAGATTTTAAGAATAGTTGAAGAAAGTGGAGCTGAAGCAGCTTTTCCAACTTCAACCATACATTTGGCCCCAAATGACCTCATAAAAAACCCTGACAATAAAAGCTGA
- a CDS encoding CBS domain-containing protein translates to MDPVSSFMVATVKDIDAEVSVKEAAKMLSDFGIGSLLVKKDSEYVGMLSEQEVTRELVALGKDPSTTNVGSIMNPDIDYVDQSELMSQAIAIMREKKLRYLVVRNGENVVGILSVKDLLAYYEKWFELTI, encoded by the coding sequence ATGGATCCTGTTAGTTCATTTATGGTAGCAACTGTAAAGGATATTGATGCTGAGGTCTCGGTGAAAGAAGCCGCAAAAATGTTAAGTGACTTTGGTATCGGTTCATTATTGGTAAAAAAGGACTCTGAATATGTTGGAATGCTATCTGAACAGGAAGTTACTCGAGAGTTGGTTGCTTTAGGAAAAGATCCAAGCACAACAAATGTAGGCAGTATTATGAATCCGGATATTGATTATGTGGATCAGAGCGAACTCATGTCTCAAGCTATTGCCATAATGAGAGAGAAAAAACTCCGTTACCTCGTTGTCCGGAATGGAGAGAACGTGGTGGGTATTCTGTCAGTTAAGGATCTGCTGGCATATTACGAAAAATGGTTTGAGTTAACCATTTAG